The following proteins come from a genomic window of Aequorivita marisscotiae:
- a CDS encoding TraR/DksA family transcriptional regulator, protein MTETEKTRYSDAELEEFRVLLNDKIKKATEQLELIQSSYKNDSNNGTDDTSPTFKAFDEGSEVMSKEANSQLAIRQEKFIRDLKNALVRIENKTYGVCRVTGKLINKERLKLVPHATLSIEAKNLQK, encoded by the coding sequence ATGACAGAAACAGAAAAGACCAGATATTCAGATGCCGAGCTGGAAGAATTTAGAGTACTTTTAAACGATAAAATAAAAAAGGCAACAGAACAATTAGAGTTAATCCAAAGTTCATATAAAAACGACAGTAACAACGGTACAGACGATACTTCGCCTACCTTTAAAGCCTTTGACGAAGGCAGTGAGGTAATGAGCAAAGAAGCAAATTCGCAACTTGCCATTCGACAAGAAAAGTTTATCCGTGACCTTAAAAACGCGTTGGTGCGTATTGAAAACAAAACCTACGGGGTTTGTCGCGTAACCGGTAAATTAATAAACAAGGAGCGTTTAAAACTTGTGCCGCACGCTACACTGAGC